In the Acomys russatus chromosome 11, mAcoRus1.1, whole genome shotgun sequence genome, one interval contains:
- the Kctd20 gene encoding BTB/POZ domain-containing protein KCTD20 isoform X2 produces the protein MMPLPEDSKASCFQSGSKRSHEPFIVAERFGSSAVGFGGSSHSQAPEKVTLLVDGTRFVVNPQIFTAHPDTMLGRMFGPGREYNFTRPNEKGEYEIAEGISATVFRTVLDYYKTGIINCPDGISIPDLRDTCDYLCINFDFNTIRCQDLSALLHELSNDGAHKQFDHYLEELILPIMVGCAKKGERECHIVVLTDEDSVDWDEDHPPPMGEEYSQILYSSKLYRFFKYIENRDVAKTVLKERGLKNIRIGIEGYPTCKEKIKRRPGGRSEVIYNYVQRPFIQMSWEKEEGKSRHVDFQCVRSKSLTNLVAAGEDVLEDQEIIMHHPPQVDELDRLNAPLSQMAPNDFQD, from the exons ATGATGCCACTTCCTGAAGACAGCAAGGCCTCCTGCTTCCAAAGTGGGAGCAAGCGCAGCCACGAGCCCTTCATTGTTGCAGAGAGATTCGGAAGCAGCGCTGTAGGCTTTGGAGGTAGCTCTCACTCCCAAGCCCCAGAGAAAGTGACGCTTCTTGTAGATGGCACGCGTTTTGTGGTAAACCCTCAGATTTTTACGGCTCATCCGGATACCATGTTGGGAAG GATGTTCGGACCGGGGAGGGAATACAACTTCACAAGGCCCAATGAGAAGGGGGAGTATGAGATCGCAGAGGGGATCAGCGCCACTGTGTTCCGCACAGTGCTG GATTATTACAAAACTGGCATTATCAACTGTCCAGATGGCATCTCTATCCCAGATCTTAGGGACACATGCGACTATCTCTGCATTAACTTCGACTTCAACACTATCCGATGTCAAGATCTGA gtgcTTTGCTACACGAGCTGTCCAACGATGGTGCCCACAAGCAGTTTGACCACTACCTCGAGGAGCTGATTCTGCCCATCATGGTGGGCTGTGCCAAGAAAGGAGAGCGAGAGTGCCACATTGTTGTGCTGACAGATGAGGACTCCGTGGACTGGGATGAAGACCACCCCCCACCCATGGGGGAGGAGTATTCTCAAA TTCTTTATAGCTCCAAGCTCTACAGATTCTTCAAATACATTGAGAATCGAGATGTTGCTAAAACAGTCCTAAAGGAGCGTGGCCTGAAGAACATTCGCATTGGAATTGAAG GTTACCCTACCTGTAAAGAAAAGATTAAGAGGAGACCTGGTGGGCGGTCTGAAGTTATCTACAATTACGTGCAGCGCCCCTTTATCCAGATGTcatgggaaaaggaggaaggaaagagtcgACATGTAGATTTCCAGTGTGTTCGCAGCAAATCCCTCACTAACTTGGTGGCTGCTGGAGAGGACGTCTTGGAAGACCAGGAGATAATCATGCACCACCCACCGCAAGTGGACGAACTTGACCGGCTAAATGCCCCACTCTCTCAGATGGCTCCGAATGACTTCCAGGATTAG